Proteins co-encoded in one Metabacillus sp. KUDC1714 genomic window:
- a CDS encoding spore coat protein CotJB, whose product MQQLPDEYYQLLEEIQAVDFVLVELTLYLDTHPHDVQALQQFNQFALQSKQLKQSFEAKFGMLQQFGGSFADANWSWGTAPWPWQV is encoded by the coding sequence GTGCAGCAATTACCTGATGAATATTACCAGCTACTTGAAGAGATTCAAGCAGTAGATTTTGTCCTTGTTGAGCTTACACTTTATCTTGATACACATCCACATGATGTTCAAGCACTTCAACAATTCAATCAGTTCGCTTTACAAAGTAAGCAGCTTAAGCAATCGTTTGAGGCGAAGTTCGGGATGCTTCAGCAATTTGGTGGAAGTTTTGCAGATGCAAATTGGAGCTGGGGAACTGCTCCATGGCCATGGCAAGTGTAA
- a CDS encoding spore coat associated protein CotJA has product MNDPHVQQAAFTPMKAYRPFHSRFDPCRPIGLKFYSTPPQLYMGFQPPNLQQFPPKVALRKGTLWPALYDPYENPYEGKRG; this is encoded by the coding sequence ATGAATGATCCTCATGTGCAACAAGCAGCATTCACCCCAATGAAAGCCTATAGACCGTTTCATAGTCGATTTGATCCTTGTCGACCAATCGGATTGAAGTTTTATTCAACACCACCACAACTATATATGGGGTTTCAGCCACCAAACCTTCAGCAGTTTCCGCCTAAGGTTGCGTTGAGAAAGGGGACTCTTTGGCCAGCATTGTATGATCCATATGAGAATCCTTATGAGGGAAAAAGGGGGTAG
- the mreB gene encoding rod shape-determining protein yields the protein MFARDIGIDLGTANVLIHVKGKGIVLNEPSVVALDKNSGKVLAVGEEARRMVGRTPGNIVAIRPLKDGVIADFEVTEAMLKHFINKLNVKGLLSKPRMLICCPTNITSVEQKAIREAAEKSGGKNVYLEEEPKVAAIGAGMDIFQPYGNMVVDIGGGTTDVAVLSMGDIVTASSIKMAGDKFDLEILNYIKREYKLLIGERTAEDIKVNVATVFPGGRNEEISIRGRDMVTGLPRTITVNSKEVHEALRESVAVIVQAAKSVLERTPPELSADIIDRGVILTGGGALLNGLDQLLAEELKVPVLVAEAPMDCVAIGTGIMLDNMDRLPRKKLV from the coding sequence ATGTTTGCGAGGGATATTGGTATAGATCTTGGTACAGCAAATGTATTGATACATGTTAAAGGTAAAGGCATTGTGCTAAATGAGCCATCGGTTGTTGCGTTAGACAAGAATTCAGGGAAGGTTCTTGCTGTTGGTGAAGAAGCGAGACGTATGGTAGGACGTACTCCTGGGAATATTGTTGCAATTCGTCCTTTAAAAGATGGTGTAATTGCAGATTTTGAAGTAACAGAAGCGATGTTAAAACACTTTATTAATAAGCTAAATGTAAAAGGATTACTTTCAAAACCGCGCATGCTGATTTGTTGCCCAACGAATATTACATCAGTTGAACAAAAGGCAATTAGAGAAGCAGCTGAAAAGAGCGGTGGAAAAAATGTTTATCTTGAGGAAGAACCAAAAGTAGCAGCAATTGGTGCTGGTATGGACATCTTCCAACCATATGGAAATATGGTAGTTGATATTGGCGGTGGAACTACAGATGTCGCTGTTTTATCAATGGGCGATATTGTCACCGCCTCTTCAATTAAAATGGCAGGGGACAAGTTTGACCTCGAAATTTTAAATTACATTAAACGTGAGTACAAGCTATTAATTGGTGAACGTACGGCTGAAGACATTAAAGTAAATGTTGCAACAGTATTCCCAGGCGGACGTAATGAAGAAATAAGCATACGTGGCCGTGATATGGTAACAGGTCTACCTCGAACAATTACAGTGAATTCCAAAGAAGTTCATGAAGCACTTCGCGAATCAGTTGCTGTTATTGTACAAGCAGCTAAAAGCGTCCTAGAGCGTACTCCACCAGAGCTTTCTGCAGACATCATTGATCGCGGTGTTATTTTAACCGGTGGTGGAGCCCTATTAAATGGTTTAGACCAGCTACTAGCTGAAGAGCTAAAGGTACCAGTTCTAGTTGCAGAAGCACCAATGGATTGTGTTGCAATTGGTACAGGAATTATGCTAGATAATATGGATCGTCTTCCGCGCAAAAAACTAGTTTAA
- the cotJC gene encoding spore coat protein CotJC — translation MWVYEKKLQYPVKVSTCNPTLAKYLIEQYGGADGELAAALRYLNQRYTIPSKVIGLLNDIGTEEFAHLEMIATMVYKLTKDATPEQLKAAGLASHYVNHDSALFYHNADGVPFTATYIQAKGDPIADLYEDIAAEEKARATYQWIIDISDDTDLNDSLAFLREREIIHSQRFREAVEILKDERDKKKIF, via the coding sequence ATGTGGGTATACGAAAAAAAGCTCCAATACCCTGTAAAGGTGAGTACGTGTAATCCAACTCTTGCAAAGTATTTAATTGAGCAATATGGTGGTGCAGATGGTGAATTAGCAGCAGCGTTACGTTATTTAAACCAACGATATACAATTCCAAGTAAAGTTATCGGCTTATTAAATGATATTGGCACAGAGGAATTCGCCCATTTAGAAATGATCGCAACGATGGTCTATAAGCTAACAAAGGATGCAACACCAGAGCAATTAAAAGCAGCAGGTCTCGCTTCTCACTATGTTAACCATGACTCTGCTTTGTTTTATCACAATGCTGATGGTGTACCATTTACGGCAACCTATATTCAAGCAAAAGGAGATCCAATTGCTGACCTATATGAGGATATTGCGGCAGAAGAAAAGGCGAGAGCTACATATCAATGGATTATCGATATCTCAGATGACACTGATCTAAATGATAGCCTTGCCTTTTTAAGAGAACGTGAAATTATTCACTCCCAACGATTTAGAGAAGCTGTGGAAATATTAAAAGATGAACGTGATAAGAAAAAGATATTTTAA
- a CDS encoding DNA-directed RNA polymerase subunit beta: MVAKDVAKVASREEVKKAKKAKKEQNTNEQNDKNRIRIRIRLIPIWVRVLLVLIFMVLSTLVGLIVGYGIIGNGNPADALEESTWQHIIDLVEKE, translated from the coding sequence TTGGTTGCAAAAGACGTGGCAAAAGTAGCTAGCCGAGAAGAAGTAAAAAAAGCAAAAAAAGCCAAGAAGGAACAAAACACAAACGAACAAAATGATAAAAATCGAATCCGTATCCGTATCAGATTAATACCGATATGGGTGAGGGTTTTGCTCGTGCTAATTTTCATGGTGCTTAGTACCCTTGTTGGACTAATTGTAGGCTATGGTATTATTGGCAACGGTAATCCTGCAGATGCACTTGAAGAGTCAACATGGCAGCATATTATTGATTTGGTTGAAAAAGAATAA
- the fabZ gene encoding 3-hydroxyacyl-ACP dehydratase FabZ has product MLDIQQIKEIIPHRYPFLLVDRVLEVEEGKHAVGIKNVTANEEFFNGHFPDYPVMPGVLIVEALAQVGAVAMLKKEENRGRLAFFTGIDNCRFKKQVKPGDQLRLEVEIIRSRGALGKGKATATVDGEIVCEAEIMFALGEKKEEE; this is encoded by the coding sequence ATGTTAGATATCCAACAAATTAAAGAAATTATCCCACACCGTTACCCGTTTTTATTAGTTGATCGCGTTTTAGAGGTTGAAGAAGGAAAACATGCGGTAGGTATTAAAAATGTAACAGCAAACGAAGAATTTTTTAATGGTCACTTCCCAGATTATCCGGTTATGCCTGGAGTATTAATTGTTGAAGCACTTGCACAAGTAGGTGCAGTCGCAATGCTTAAAAAAGAGGAAAACCGCGGTAGGTTAGCATTTTTTACAGGTATCGACAATTGCCGCTTCAAAAAACAAGTTAAGCCAGGTGACCAATTACGTCTTGAAGTCGAAATCATCCGCTCAAGAGGAGCACTTGGAAAAGGAAAAGCAACAGCTACAGTTGATGGCGAAATCGTATGTGAAGCGGAAATCATGTTTGCACTTGGTGAGAAAAAAGAAGAAGAATAA
- a CDS encoding flagellar hook-basal body protein — MLRSMITATNTMGQLQKQLDTIGHNLANIDTQSYKRTETSFSELVRQQYDNQTKETEETNTNGELGISQGTGAKLGSSLVFTQGSLKQTGRALDIALTVPNQFFQIEVNGEIQYTRDGALYLSPTTDGTNRLMLATAEGNQVLDENQNPIMFEDNFKELVISKDGTITAVPRNDEELPQIFGIGVVEFERPQMLVQNGNNRYSLKDLGNNQLGDVLTFLDGELRNEVSMQQGALEMSNVDLSKEMTDLMISQRSYQMNAKSITMGDQMLGLINGVR; from the coding sequence ATGTTACGCTCAATGATTACAGCGACTAATACAATGGGCCAGCTACAAAAGCAGCTTGATACCATTGGCCACAATTTAGCTAATATCGATACCCAAAGCTATAAACGAACTGAAACATCATTTTCTGAACTCGTTCGTCAGCAATATGATAATCAAACAAAAGAGACAGAAGAAACAAACACTAATGGCGAATTAGGGATTAGTCAGGGAACAGGTGCAAAGCTCGGGAGCAGTCTTGTCTTTACCCAAGGAAGTCTGAAACAAACCGGGAGAGCATTAGATATAGCGCTAACTGTACCAAATCAGTTCTTTCAAATCGAAGTTAATGGAGAAATTCAGTATACTAGAGATGGTGCACTTTACCTATCACCAACAACAGATGGTACGAATCGTTTAATGCTAGCGACAGCTGAAGGAAATCAAGTACTTGATGAAAATCAAAACCCAATTATGTTTGAAGATAATTTTAAGGAACTCGTGATTTCAAAGGATGGGACAATTACAGCGGTTCCGAGAAATGATGAGGAACTTCCACAGATTTTCGGTATAGGTGTTGTAGAATTTGAACGCCCACAAATGCTTGTTCAAAATGGGAATAATCGCTATAGCTTAAAGGACTTAGGCAATAATCAACTAGGTGATGTGCTTACCTTTTTAGATGGAGAGCTTCGAAACGAAGTATCAATGCAGCAAGGTGCACTTGAAATGTCAAATGTAGACTTATCAAAGGAAATGACCGATTTAATGATCTCACAACGTTCCTATCAGATGAATGCAAAATCCATCACAATGGGTGACCAAATGTTGGGATTAATAAATGGTGTAAGATAG
- a CDS encoding flagellar hook-basal body protein — protein sequence MLRGLYTATAGMLTQQKRTEMLSNNMANSNTPGYKADQSSIRAFPEMLLKRMDNNSVPATVGTLNTGVYLQELNSQNIQGELRETGLKSDLALIEQNVPFNQDTNVKGTLLFAVENQAGEERYTKNGHFTLDENGTLLSDGNQVLSTTGQPISIQSSNYQITADGDIFDADDEFVAQIDVRFEDDVRNLVKEGNGLFRTVDEQALPTAINNGAITYSLKQNHLENSTVDVGRTYTDMMTAYRSFEANQKVLQAYDKSMDKAVNEIGRLR from the coding sequence ATGTTAAGAGGTTTATATACGGCAACTGCAGGTATGCTCACACAACAAAAGCGTACGGAGATGCTTTCTAATAATATGGCAAACTCCAACACACCTGGCTACAAAGCAGATCAATCTTCAATTCGTGCATTTCCAGAGATGCTTTTAAAAAGAATGGACAATAATTCTGTTCCAGCAACAGTCGGGACATTAAATACAGGGGTTTATTTACAAGAACTCAACAGTCAAAACATTCAAGGTGAGCTACGTGAAACTGGGTTAAAGAGTGATCTAGCCCTTATCGAACAAAATGTACCATTTAACCAAGATACAAATGTAAAAGGTACACTGCTTTTTGCAGTAGAAAATCAAGCAGGTGAAGAGCGCTACACGAAAAATGGACATTTCACACTTGATGAAAATGGAACATTACTTTCTGATGGTAACCAGGTTTTATCAACAACTGGTCAGCCGATATCGATTCAATCAAGCAACTATCAAATAACGGCTGATGGCGATATATTTGATGCTGATGACGAGTTCGTAGCACAAATTGATGTACGCTTTGAAGATGATGTCCGTAACTTAGTAAAAGAAGGCAATGGATTATTTCGAACAGTTGATGAACAGGCATTACCTACAGCGATCAACAATGGGGCAATAACATATAGCTTAAAGCAAAATCACTTAGAAAATTCTACGGTTGATGTTGGACGAACCTATACAGATATGATGACAGCTTATCGTTCATTTGAAGCAAATCAAAAGGTACTACAAGCATATGATAAAAGTATGGATAAGGCCGTGAACGAAATTGGCCGCTTAAGATAA